A single region of the Verrucomicrobiia bacterium genome encodes:
- a CDS encoding exosortase-associated EpsI family protein gives MSEADANTAQAAAEPSPVRATTPTRRGPSTRQIAIVVAILGGGVLFTAMTSDVTKVSEPGVKLTPDGQPFLTDKAGDWTGGDLSGLTEEEKRILPEDTMGSRRMFKDKDGDELFCSIVLAGRDVTSIHRPELCLTGQGWGLGKLEVEQIRTPAAKGGALSVSRLNAIRDVKLPDGRVARASSIFLYWFIGKDRVTPYHWQRIYWTAKDRVLHNTNHRWAYILIHIPVTKNGATGGTGKSEEETMKVVARFVQDIYPTLVAN, from the coding sequence ATGAGCGAAGCAGACGCAAACACGGCGCAGGCTGCAGCCGAACCATCTCCCGTGCGAGCCACGACGCCAACGCGCCGCGGGCCGAGCACAAGGCAAATCGCCATTGTGGTCGCAATTCTCGGCGGCGGGGTGCTGTTCACGGCCATGACTTCCGATGTCACGAAGGTTTCCGAGCCAGGTGTGAAACTAACTCCGGACGGACAACCATTTTTGACTGACAAGGCAGGCGACTGGACAGGTGGAGACTTGTCGGGGTTGACGGAAGAGGAGAAGCGGATATTACCGGAAGACACGATGGGGTCACGGCGCATGTTCAAGGACAAGGATGGTGACGAGTTATTTTGCTCAATCGTACTGGCGGGCCGCGATGTCACCAGCATCCACCGTCCCGAACTTTGCCTAACCGGCCAGGGTTGGGGCCTCGGGAAACTCGAAGTCGAGCAAATCCGCACACCTGCCGCGAAGGGCGGTGCGCTCTCCGTCTCGCGCTTGAACGCCATCCGGGACGTAAAACTACCGGACGGACGTGTCGCGAGAGCAAGTTCGATCTTTCTGTATTGGTTCATCGGCAAGGATCGGGTGACTCCATATCATTGGCAGCGCATTTATTGGACGGCCAAGGACCGAGTGTTGCACAACACCAACCACCGCTGGGCCTACATTTTGATCCACATACCCGTGACGAAAAACGGTGCAACAGGTGGCACAGGCAAATCGGAAGAAGAGACGATGAAGGTCGTGGCCCGATTTGTGCAGGATATTTATCCCACTTTGGTCGCGAACTAG
- a CDS encoding exosortase/archaeosortase family protein: MSNGTSIAAVRFPSSSIDWVKVALGVILVGLVYYAYFVQTVEIQHVDQMSCYIWLVSHWNHVSNYSHGPLIPLIALGLLWWNLSNRDSDQQRSWQPYWIALGATVFILMTPDIISESLTPRVLQIAPILLFWQVAALWGGIREAMDDPVPRGLAVVAVAMAVYYFGVKAMQPRIVVFSFVILLYGLALALGGRGAFRLLLFPISFLLLMIPLNFLDERVGFPLQLLMARSSTGLLNMFGIETTRVGTGIYSRVFHFDVAAPCSGIRSLMALTTVTAAYAYVTQQVQWKRWLLFLSAMPLAVLGNIARVTSIALVAQVYGQEIASKAYHEYSGFIVFGVALSTMVIIGLLLNFPFRRYFENWLKPPPPPTNGGPHDERPLL; encoded by the coding sequence ATGAGTAACGGGACCTCGATTGCGGCTGTTAGATTCCCCTCCAGTTCCATCGACTGGGTGAAGGTTGCCCTTGGGGTCATTCTGGTCGGCCTGGTCTACTACGCTTATTTCGTACAAACCGTTGAAATCCAGCATGTTGACCAGATGAGTTGTTATATCTGGCTCGTCAGCCACTGGAACCACGTTTCGAATTACTCCCACGGTCCACTAATCCCATTGATTGCTCTGGGCCTCCTCTGGTGGAATCTCTCCAATCGCGATTCTGACCAGCAGCGAAGTTGGCAGCCCTACTGGATTGCGTTGGGAGCCACCGTTTTTATTCTGATGACTCCGGACATCATCTCCGAATCGTTAACCCCTCGGGTACTCCAGATTGCTCCCATTCTTTTATTCTGGCAAGTGGCGGCCTTGTGGGGCGGGATCCGGGAGGCGATGGACGACCCAGTTCCGCGAGGGCTGGCCGTGGTTGCGGTCGCGATGGCCGTGTATTACTTCGGCGTGAAAGCGATGCAGCCCCGCATCGTGGTATTCTCTTTCGTGATCCTGCTGTATGGGTTGGCGCTGGCACTGGGAGGACGCGGGGCTTTCCGCCTGTTGCTTTTTCCCATCAGCTTTCTACTATTGATGATCCCGTTGAACTTTCTGGACGAGCGGGTTGGGTTCCCGCTGCAGCTGCTGATGGCCCGGTCGTCCACGGGACTGTTGAATATGTTTGGCATTGAGACGACGCGGGTTGGCACCGGGATTTATTCCCGGGTATTTCATTTCGATGTGGCCGCGCCGTGCAGTGGGATTCGGTCGCTTATGGCATTGACGACCGTTACTGCCGCCTATGCCTACGTAACGCAGCAGGTGCAATGGAAACGATGGTTGTTATTTTTGAGCGCGATGCCTCTGGCAGTGTTGGGTAACATCGCGCGCGTAACTTCCATCGCCCTGGTGGCCCAAGTTTATGGGCAGGAGATTGCAAGCAAGGCGTATCACGAATACTCAGGTTTTATCGTCTTCGGAGTTGCCTTGTCGACGATGGTGATTATCGGGTTGTTATTGAATTTCCCGTTTCGCCGCTATTTTGAGAATTGGCTGAAGCCACCGCCACCCCCGACGAACGGTGGCCCACACGATGAGAGGCCTTTGCTATGA
- a CDS encoding ABC transporter substrate-binding protein, with translation MKQRALLALVLAFASCQHSHQPEPATLIFARGADSQKLDPADVDDGESIKVLVNISEGLVRFKHGTTEAEPCLATSWTISPDGLTYTFKLRQGVRFHDGTPLDAPAAAFSFLRQMDKSNPAHLPDATFAYWSAMFNMITAVEVVDPMTLRLRLREPHAPLLASLCIPAAHLISPKFIDQRHPVGTGPFRFVEWAPNERIVLEANPEYWEGKPKIQRLVFKVVPDSATRLIQLQTGQIQAMDGIDPNDLPIVKLDKSLQLLTAPGLNVCYLSFNCQKPPLDNKVLRRAIAAAINKKDIIDDVYRGAAIVARNPLPPFVAGHNDEIPEQLYETTMPWPTVKTPLRLEVMTNPRPYLPNPLRAAEMIKSDLAKIQVPVEIVPNEWGAHLSRTSHGDHQMALMGWVGDNGDADNFLYVLLDKDTATLGSALNICFWMNDAYHDLMVAARRELDPAKRAALYHKSQEIIFEEAPMVPLAHAESLMACRANTDGILFEVNGDILFYKATVK, from the coding sequence ATGAAACAGCGCGCGCTCCTCGCACTCGTCCTCGCATTTGCAAGTTGCCAGCATTCTCACCAACCCGAACCTGCGACCCTGATCTTTGCCCGGGGGGCTGATTCGCAGAAGCTCGACCCCGCCGACGTGGACGACGGCGAATCGATCAAGGTTCTTGTCAACATCAGCGAGGGTCTCGTCCGCTTCAAACACGGCACCACAGAAGCGGAACCCTGCCTGGCGACTTCCTGGACAATCAGTCCTGACGGTCTCACCTACACTTTCAAGCTTCGTCAAGGCGTCCGCTTTCACGATGGCACACCCCTCGATGCGCCGGCTGCCGCGTTCAGTTTCCTGCGCCAAATGGACAAGTCCAACCCTGCACATCTGCCGGACGCGACATTCGCGTACTGGTCGGCCATGTTTAATATGATTACTGCGGTCGAGGTTGTCGACCCCATGACCCTGCGCCTGCGCCTGCGCGAACCGCACGCCCCGCTGCTGGCCAGCCTCTGCATCCCGGCGGCGCACCTCATCAGTCCGAAGTTCATCGACCAGCGCCATCCCGTCGGCACCGGGCCGTTCCGCTTCGTGGAATGGGCGCCCAACGAGCGCATTGTGCTCGAAGCCAATCCCGAGTACTGGGAGGGTAAACCAAAAATACAGCGTCTGGTCTTCAAAGTCGTTCCTGATTCCGCCACGCGCCTTATCCAGCTTCAAACGGGCCAAATCCAGGCGATGGACGGCATCGACCCGAACGATCTGCCCATCGTCAAGCTCGACAAATCGCTGCAGTTGCTCACCGCGCCGGGACTGAATGTTTGCTACCTGTCCTTCAATTGCCAAAAGCCGCCACTTGACAACAAGGTCTTGCGCCGCGCGATCGCCGCCGCCATCAACAAAAAAGACATCATCGACGACGTCTATCGCGGGGCGGCCATCGTCGCCCGAAATCCCCTGCCGCCATTTGTCGCCGGGCACAACGACGAAATCCCGGAGCAGCTTTACGAAACAACCATGCCATGGCCCACCGTGAAGACGCCCTTGCGCCTCGAAGTGATGACCAACCCGCGCCCGTATCTGCCCAATCCGCTCCGGGCCGCCGAGATGATCAAATCCGACCTGGCGAAGATTCAGGTCCCCGTCGAAATCGTCCCGAATGAATGGGGCGCGCACCTCAGCCGCACGAGCCACGGCGACCACCAGATGGCGTTGATGGGCTGGGTCGGCGACAACGGTGATGCGGACAATTTTCTGTATGTGCTGCTCGACAAGGACACCGCGACGCTCGGCTCTGCGCTCAACATCTGTTTCTGGATGAACGACGCCTACCATGATCTCATGGTGGCCGCGCGACGCGAACTCGATCCCGCAAAACGCGCAGCGCTCTATCACAAATCACAGGAGATCATCTTCGAGGAAGCGCCCATGGTTCCGCTCGCTCATGCCGAGTCACTCATGGCCTGTCGCGCAAACACTGACGGCATCTTGTTCGAGGTTAATGGCGACATCCTTTTCTACAAAGCTACGGTGAAGTGA
- a CDS encoding ring-cleaving dioxygenase, with protein MTTPENTIGGLHHVTAITADAQKNIDFYCGVLGLRLVKLTVNFDDPGSYHLYYGDELGRPGSIMTFFAWAGAYRGRIGPPQVTATAFAVPMGAIDYWSKRLKEKGVALQAVVERFGERVLGFADPDGMQLEIISSVEVVEPKGQPWANGPVPIEQAIRGFHSVTISEEGYENTAKLLADVMGFKSMGNEQNRFRYRAGTGDGFASTVDLLCVPDAHHGGMGAGVVHHVAFRTKDDAQQKAWHKEIAGKGFNISPVMDRTYFHSIYYREPGGVLFEIATNNPGFTVDEPAEELGTKLKLPPWLERDHAAIERAVPPVRLPTSRA; from the coding sequence ATGACGACCCCTGAGAATACGATTGGCGGACTTCATCATGTCACCGCCATCACCGCCGATGCCCAGAAGAACATCGATTTCTACTGCGGCGTGTTGGGATTGCGACTGGTGAAATTGACGGTGAACTTTGATGATCCCGGGAGCTATCATCTCTACTATGGCGACGAACTGGGCCGGCCGGGGTCAATCATGACTTTCTTCGCGTGGGCCGGCGCGTATCGCGGGCGAATCGGCCCGCCGCAGGTAACCGCCACCGCATTCGCCGTTCCCATGGGCGCAATCGACTATTGGTCCAAACGATTGAAAGAGAAAGGCGTGGCACTGCAGGCGGTGGTCGAACGCTTCGGGGAACGTGTTCTCGGTTTTGCCGACCCGGACGGGATGCAGTTGGAAATCATCAGCTCGGTGGAAGTGGTGGAACCGAAGGGCCAGCCGTGGGCAAACGGTCCTGTTCCCATTGAGCAGGCTATTCGTGGGTTTCACAGCGTGACAATTTCCGAGGAGGGTTATGAGAACACTGCCAAACTGTTGGCAGACGTGATGGGTTTCAAGTCTATGGGGAACGAACAGAATCGTTTCCGTTACCGTGCCGGTACGGGCGACGGGTTCGCATCCACGGTCGATCTGCTTTGCGTACCGGATGCCCATCACGGCGGCATGGGAGCGGGCGTTGTCCATCATGTCGCGTTCCGCACGAAAGATGATGCGCAGCAGAAAGCCTGGCACAAAGAGATTGCCGGTAAAGGGTTTAACATTTCGCCGGTAATGGACCGCACGTATTTCCACTCAATTTACTATCGCGAACCGGGCGGTGTGCTTTTTGAGATCGCCACCAACAATCCCGGCTTTACCGTCGACGAGCCGGCGGAAGAGCTGGGCACGAAACTCAAGCTACCCCCGTGGCTGGAGCGCGATCACGCAGCCATCGAGCGGGCGGTCCCGCCGGTGCGTTTGCCTACGAGCCGAGCCTGA
- a CDS encoding dienelactone hydrolase family protein yields the protein MNDPHAKQPVLTAGPTPEKADATILLIHGRGADAEGTLSLYEELGVEKLAAIAPQAAGNTWYPHSFLAPLDANQPYLDSALGRLDSLVDDLLARGISSGRIILLGFSQGACLTSEFVARHPRRYGAVIALTGGLIGPPGTPRNYPGSLASTPVFLGTSDPDPHVPFERVKETEAVLSQMGAVVELRRYPGMPHTINDDELDACRKLLKGVIAANQKDRP from the coding sequence ATGAACGATCCACACGCCAAGCAGCCGGTCCTTACTGCCGGTCCCACGCCGGAAAAGGCGGACGCAACGATCCTGCTGATCCATGGTCGGGGTGCGGACGCGGAGGGCACGCTCTCGCTGTACGAGGAGTTGGGCGTCGAAAAACTCGCGGCCATTGCACCGCAGGCGGCTGGAAACACGTGGTATCCGCATTCCTTCCTCGCACCGCTTGACGCGAACCAGCCGTATCTGGATTCGGCGCTGGGTCGACTTGATTCGCTCGTTGATGATCTTCTGGCCCGTGGCATTTCGAGCGGCCGGATCATCTTGCTGGGTTTCTCGCAGGGAGCTTGCCTCACATCGGAGTTTGTCGCGAGGCATCCGCGGCGTTACGGCGCGGTGATCGCGTTAACGGGTGGGCTCATTGGGCCTCCTGGCACCCCGAGAAATTATCCGGGCTCGCTGGCCAGCACCCCGGTATTCCTGGGCACGAGCGATCCCGATCCGCATGTCCCGTTCGAGCGCGTGAAAGAGACCGAGGCCGTACTAAGTCAGATGGGCGCAGTGGTTGAGTTGCGCCGTTATCCCGGCATGCCGCACACGATCAATGACGATGAGCTCGATGCCTGCCGAAAGTTGCTGAAGGGCGTCATCGCTGCCAATCAGAAGGACCGACCATGA
- a CDS encoding alpha/beta hydrolase: protein MKNKLTSHLSSFYLFVLLAATAFAEPAPQSRFADVNGVRLHYLIAGQGDPVVLLHGYAETSHMWLPLMKELAKTHTVIAPDLRGAGQSSTPTEGYTKAVMAQDIHMLVHNLGYDHIQIVGHDIGLMVAYAYAAQYPSEVDRTVLMDAFLPGVGNWRDVWLMRDLWHFHFYGKTPLALVHGRERIYFEHFWNDFAADPAHSVPERDRRIYAAAYAQPDHMRAGFEYFRAFEKDAQDFAGFAKTPLPMPMLVLTGEKASGEFLIQQGRLVATNVEGVVVRGAGHWLMEEAPDQVIPKLLEFLNR, encoded by the coding sequence ATGAAGAACAAACTCACAAGTCACCTTTCGAGTTTCTATCTGTTTGTGCTTTTGGCCGCGACTGCCTTTGCAGAACCAGCGCCGCAAAGTCGGTTTGCCGATGTCAACGGCGTGCGGCTGCACTACCTGATTGCCGGCCAGGGTGACCCCGTAGTGCTCCTGCATGGGTACGCCGAAACAAGTCACATGTGGCTACCGCTGATGAAGGAACTGGCTAAGACCCACACCGTCATCGCGCCGGACCTACGCGGCGCGGGTCAGTCTTCCACGCCGACCGAGGGTTATACCAAGGCCGTAATGGCCCAGGACATTCATATGCTGGTGCACAACCTTGGGTACGACCACATTCAAATCGTCGGGCACGACATTGGACTGATGGTCGCCTACGCCTATGCGGCACAGTATCCAAGCGAGGTGGATCGAACTGTATTGATGGACGCCTTCCTTCCCGGTGTGGGGAACTGGCGCGATGTATGGCTGATGCGCGACCTCTGGCACTTTCATTTCTATGGGAAGACGCCCCTCGCGCTCGTGCACGGTCGCGAACGTATTTATTTCGAGCATTTCTGGAATGATTTCGCCGCGGACCCCGCCCATTCGGTGCCGGAACGCGACCGGCGAATTTACGCGGCCGCCTATGCCCAACCGGACCACATGCGCGCCGGCTTCGAATACTTTCGCGCGTTCGAGAAAGATGCGCAGGATTTTGCCGGCTTCGCCAAAACGCCGTTGCCGATGCCGATGTTGGTCCTGACCGGGGAAAAGGCTTCCGGCGAATTCCTGATCCAACAGGGACGTCTGGTGGCGACCAACGTTGAGGGCGTCGTTGTTCGCGGCGCCGGGCACTGGCTTATGGAGGAGGCGCCCGACCAGGTCATTCCCAAATTGCTTGAGTTCCTCAATCGCTAG
- a CDS encoding DUF302 domain-containing protein, translating into MPTIQVTVQRFSMLSRNPFENVVAKLSVTIGHPDMRAFPKDVTTAKTFEELEQVIHKAVGPSGLMEFTRFDIGEILRKESGTETPRILRLVVGNPLIMKQMAVHVPDAASYAPVTILIDERPDEVHLSYDRMASYLAPYGSAEAQKIARDLDSKIEALLTTAAA; encoded by the coding sequence ATGCCGACGATCCAGGTTACCGTGCAGCGGTTCAGCATGCTCTCTCGCAATCCATTCGAGAATGTGGTCGCGAAGCTCAGTGTGACCATCGGGCATCCGGATATGCGCGCGTTTCCGAAGGACGTAACCACGGCGAAGACATTCGAAGAACTGGAACAGGTCATTCACAAGGCGGTCGGACCGTCAGGATTGATGGAATTCACCCGTTTTGATATCGGCGAAATTTTGCGCAAGGAAAGTGGGACTGAAACACCGCGTATCTTGCGCCTGGTCGTCGGCAATCCGCTTATCATGAAACAAATGGCTGTGCATGTTCCCGATGCCGCTTCGTATGCGCCGGTGACGATTTTGATCGATGAACGTCCGGATGAGGTGCACTTGTCCTACGACCGGATGGCCAGCTATTTGGCTCCGTACGGAAGCGCGGAGGCGCAGAAGATCGCGCGCGATTTGGACTCCAAGATTGAAGCCTTGTTAACGACAGCCGCTGCCTGA
- a CDS encoding DNA starvation/stationary phase protection protein, with the protein MTKSDATLEVRENEALKTPTDLSRKGVGEISSALRQLLADVFALYVKTKNFHWHMSGSHFRDYHLLLDEHADQVFAMTDDIAERARKIGGTTLHSISDISRHQRLEDNNEEFVAPGDMLTELSADNQHLTRFLRSAHEVCEQHNDVATASLIEVWIDQTERRTWFLSEIVRDL; encoded by the coding sequence ATGACAAAGAGTGATGCAACACTAGAGGTGCGGGAAAATGAGGCTCTAAAAACACCAACTGATCTCAGCCGCAAGGGGGTTGGGGAGATTTCCAGCGCGTTACGCCAATTGCTCGCGGACGTGTTCGCGCTTTACGTCAAGACAAAGAATTTCCATTGGCACATGAGTGGGTCGCATTTCCGTGATTACCACCTGCTTCTGGACGAGCATGCCGACCAGGTTTTTGCCATGACGGACGATATTGCGGAACGAGCCCGCAAGATCGGAGGAACCACGCTCCATTCCATCAGCGATATTTCACGACACCAACGCCTGGAGGACAACAATGAGGAATTTGTTGCCCCGGGAGACATGCTGACCGAATTGTCGGCCGACAACCAGCACCTGACACGATTTCTGCGGTCCGCCCATGAAGTCTGTGAACAGCATAATGATGTCGCCACCGCCAGCTTGATTGAGGTCTGGATTGACCAGACGGAACGTCGGACGTGGTTTCTATCAGAGATCGTCCGCGATCTTTGA
- a CDS encoding DUF2630 family protein produces MKKQDTDQSVLKHIQSLAAEEHQLYLQEPLGNTETARLKKIQVELDQCWDLLRQRQARRSAGQDPNKAHVRSPKTVENYE; encoded by the coding sequence ATGAAAAAACAGGACACCGATCAATCGGTCCTCAAGCATATCCAAAGCCTCGCTGCCGAAGAGCATCAACTTTATTTGCAAGAGCCCCTTGGCAACACGGAGACGGCGCGACTCAAAAAAATTCAGGTCGAATTGGATCAGTGCTGGGACTTGTTGCGCCAGCGGCAGGCCCGGCGCTCCGCGGGGCAGGACCCGAATAAAGCCCACGTTCGTTCGCCAAAAACCGTCGAGAACTATGAGTAG
- a CDS encoding DsbA family protein, whose translation MRTQWVAKLTLPVGERDHIQGPATAPITLVEYGDYECPYCGQAYPVVKELQEHLGKRLRFVFRNFPLSTMHPHAEHAAEAAETAGAHGKFWEMHDTLYENQEALDDEDLVQYATGLGLEASQFTSELAKHTKAARVREDFMSGARSGVNGTPTFFINGVRHDDSFDLVTLLKAMEIAL comes from the coding sequence ATGAGAACACAATGGGTGGCCAAGCTGACGCTCCCGGTGGGAGAACGCGATCACATTCAGGGACCGGCAACCGCCCCGATCACCCTTGTGGAATACGGCGACTACGAGTGTCCGTATTGCGGGCAGGCTTATCCGGTCGTGAAAGAACTGCAAGAGCACCTTGGGAAGCGATTGCGCTTCGTCTTTCGCAATTTCCCGCTCTCGACGATGCATCCACACGCCGAGCACGCGGCGGAAGCGGCCGAGACGGCGGGGGCGCACGGCAAATTCTGGGAGATGCACGATACGTTGTATGAGAATCAAGAAGCGCTTGATGACGAGGATTTGGTTCAGTATGCGACCGGGCTGGGCCTCGAGGCGTCCCAATTTACCAGCGAGCTTGCCAAACACACCAAGGCCGCCCGGGTACGTGAAGATTTTATGAGCGGCGCCCGCAGCGGTGTGAATGGCACGCCGACGTTCTTCATAAACGGCGTTCGCCACGACGACTCCTTTGATCTCGTTACGCTTTTGAAGGCGATGGAGATAGCGCTATGA
- a CDS encoding redoxin domain-containing protein: MKKNIDEPSIHHPTGTLIAGTPAPDFTLHTTPDQSVSLRDFRGQPVILAFYPADWSPVCGDQMALYNELLPEFHRFNAELIGVSVDGIWCHLAFAKDRKLRFPLLPDFEPKGAVARAFGVYRPQDGTCERALFVIDAEGTIRWSYVSPVGVNPGADGILAALEALPARPEVAA, encoded by the coding sequence ATGAAAAAGAATATCGACGAGCCATCGATTCATCATCCAACAGGGACACTCATAGCCGGCACCCCGGCGCCCGACTTCACGTTGCACACTACGCCCGACCAAAGCGTCTCGCTGCGTGATTTTCGCGGCCAGCCGGTTATCCTGGCGTTCTACCCGGCCGATTGGAGTCCGGTATGCGGGGACCAGATGGCCCTCTACAATGAACTCCTGCCGGAGTTTCATCGCTTTAATGCGGAACTGATTGGCGTTTCGGTCGATGGCATCTGGTGTCACCTGGCATTCGCCAAAGATCGCAAACTGCGTTTCCCGCTGCTTCCCGATTTTGAACCGAAGGGGGCCGTGGCGCGCGCCTTCGGGGTCTATCGCCCACAAGACGGCACCTGCGAGCGAGCCTTGTTTGTGATTGATGCGGAAGGAACCATTCGCTGGAGCTACGTGTCACCGGTCGGTGTCAATCCCGGTGCTGATGGGATCCTTGCGGCACTTGAAGCCCTCCCGGCCAGGCCAGAGGTGGCAGCATGA
- a CDS encoding thioredoxin family protein, whose protein sequence is MKRNSLGTLIVSLSLAGSAFGLNIGDKAPSATVKMKNVDGKEVSIADVTGKNGTLVIFSCDHCPFVKAWQDRIAAIGNSGKDKDVGVIVINSNDPAEYPEDSYPEMQKRAQKLGFTFPYVVDATSDVARAFGATRTPEAFLFDKDGKLVYHGAIDDSQNAENVKAHFLQDAIDASTAGLPVANKETKFVGCGIKFRAKT, encoded by the coding sequence GATCGTATCGCTGTCGCTGGCCGGCAGCGCGTTTGGCTTGAACATCGGTGACAAGGCGCCGTCCGCAACCGTGAAGATGAAAAACGTGGACGGGAAAGAGGTGTCGATTGCCGACGTCACGGGTAAGAACGGCACACTCGTCATCTTCTCGTGCGATCATTGCCCGTTCGTGAAAGCGTGGCAGGACCGCATCGCGGCCATCGGCAATTCCGGCAAGGACAAGGACGTGGGCGTGATTGTCATCAACTCAAATGATCCCGCCGAATATCCCGAAGACAGCTATCCCGAGATGCAGAAGCGCGCCCAGAAGCTCGGCTTCACGTTCCCCTACGTCGTGGATGCGACGTCGGACGTGGCGCGCGCGTTTGGCGCTACCCGCACACCCGAGGCGTTCCTCTTCGACAAGGACGGCAAGCTGGTGTACCACGGCGCCATTGATGATTCGCAGAACGCGGAGAACGTCAAGGCGCACTTCCTGCAGGACGCCATTGACGCGTCGACTGCCGGCCTGCCGGTCGCCAACAAGGAAACCAAGTTCGTGGGCTGCGGCATCAAGTTCCGCGCCAAGACCTGA